One region of Candidatus Poribacteria bacterium genomic DNA includes:
- a CDS encoding DUF86 domain-containing protein produces the protein MGKRKVRSRKKTANRRFNPVKAKLESINECFDQLRYGLPSNREEYIEADRITHSYVKSCFLMIIQRAVDINNVIIEFSGQTPPQQKHQSFRALYQNKAIDQETLDFFITALDFYEKIANPYQELAPPELYDAALELLKHGEVYIRQLENFFVSHSP, from the coding sequence ATGGGAAAAAGAAAAGTTAGAAGCCGAAAGAAAACTGCGAATCGCCGCTTCAATCCCGTAAAAGCGAAGCTGGAATCTATAAATGAATGTTTTGACCAATTACGGTATGGGCTGCCCTCAAATCGAGAAGAGTATATTGAAGCGGACAGGATTACACATTCTTATGTTAAAAGCTGCTTCCTTATGATTATTCAGCGCGCTGTGGACATCAACAACGTTATCATCGAATTTAGTGGACAAACACCGCCACAGCAGAAGCACCAGAGCTTCCGTGCCTTATATCAAAACAAGGCGATCGATCAAGAAACCTTGGATTTTTTCATAACGGCTTTAGATTTCTATGAAAAGATCGCGAATCCCTATCAAGAACTCGCGCCTCCGGAACTATATGATGCGGCCCTCGAACTTTTGAAGCATGGTGAAGTCTACATCCGCCAACTCGAAAATTTCTTTGTAAGCCATTCCCCGTAA
- a CDS encoding NAD(P)H-quinone oxidoreductase, translated as MKAIIRTGDGGPEVLQIGEVPSPNPTETQVLVDVHATALNRADMIQRRGGYPPPPGDSEILGLEIAGTVSAMGSAVKGVSKGDRVFGLVGGGGYAEQAVIDYRMAMPMPDEWTFEQAAAVPEVFFTASDNIFTQGGLSTGEAILIHAGGSGVGTAGVQISHRAGAKVFVTAGTSEKIENCKALGAVEGINYKETDFVAEILRLTDGQGVDVVVDFIGATYLERNLSVLKTKGRLLQLGLISGSVTEINLNTVMRKRLQLIGSVLRTRSIDEKIGVTQRFMDSWLPELKSGKIRPIIDTVFPLAEAGKAHAYMEANRNFGKIILKVF; from the coding sequence GTGAAAGCGATTATTAGAACTGGTGATGGCGGACCGGAAGTCCTGCAAATAGGCGAAGTTCCATCGCCGAATCCAACAGAAACACAAGTCTTGGTGGATGTCCATGCGACTGCCTTAAATCGAGCCGATATGATTCAACGACGCGGTGGATATCCGCCACCGCCGGGGGACTCTGAGATCCTCGGTTTAGAGATCGCTGGCACCGTTTCAGCGATGGGGAGTGCTGTAAAAGGCGTGTCAAAAGGAGACCGAGTTTTTGGACTCGTTGGCGGTGGCGGTTATGCGGAGCAAGCCGTCATTGATTACCGCATGGCAATGCCAATGCCTGACGAATGGACTTTTGAACAAGCCGCCGCTGTGCCTGAAGTATTTTTCACAGCAAGTGATAACATTTTCACCCAAGGCGGACTATCCACTGGTGAGGCGATCCTGATTCATGCCGGAGGGAGTGGTGTTGGCACCGCTGGTGTCCAAATCTCGCATCGTGCCGGTGCCAAGGTTTTTGTCACTGCAGGGACCTCCGAGAAAATTGAAAATTGCAAAGCACTCGGCGCGGTAGAGGGCATCAACTACAAAGAAACCGACTTCGTTGCCGAGATTCTGCGTTTGACAGATGGACAAGGTGTAGATGTTGTTGTGGACTTTATCGGAGCAACTTATCTTGAACGGAACCTTTCCGTGCTTAAAACAAAGGGTAGACTTTTACAACTCGGATTAATCAGCGGTTCAGTCACAGAAATTAACCTCAACACGGTGATGCGTAAAAGGCTCCAGCTGATAGGATCCGTCCTGCGAACTCGATCTATTGACGAAAAAATTGGTGTCACGCAACGCTTTATGGACAGCTGGTTACCCGAATTGAAAAGCGGCAAAATCCGACCCATTATTGACACCGTTTTCCCATTAGCAGAAGCAGGGAAAGCACATGCGTATATGGAAGCAAATCGAAATTTCGGAAAAATTATTTTAAAGGTTTTTTAA
- a CDS encoding PorV/PorQ family protein: MKHLKKNIFYFLVCVIAFCVVAPQSVDARYTADFLTLGVGARALAMGGAGTALSDNAYAPYWNPAGLGQLTRYEVSFMHSTLNGEDAYDFVSFVVPLAKHNLQDKSQPLKKRGAIGVSWLRVGVDDIPITSLPVVSRPVGPENRPEIVGSFNNTDNAFLFAHGWRLPAFRGINLHLGGTLKLLYMSGYRSTNAIGGGADVGVIAMTNPEKSHQLMLGLQASDAFTTKLYWNTPPPSSDQTSHTETILPHLKIGIATIHSLPIFRSKLILALDTYVQNRGQSDAEAPQGSPVELHAGAEWTLFDLLALRVGMAERSGSLESVRQLTAGVGLNLRFVTGAGAGLDYAFANHPALGGSHRISLRIRF; encoded by the coding sequence ATGAAACATCTTAAAAAAAATATCTTCTATTTTCTGGTGTGTGTAATTGCGTTCTGTGTGGTGGCTCCTCAATCCGTTGATGCCAGGTACACTGCTGATTTTCTAACACTTGGGGTTGGAGCCCGCGCACTTGCTATGGGCGGTGCGGGGACTGCGCTGAGTGACAATGCTTATGCCCCCTATTGGAATCCCGCTGGATTGGGACAGCTGACTCGATATGAAGTCAGTTTCATGCACTCTACGCTCAATGGAGAAGATGCTTACGATTTTGTCAGTTTTGTGGTGCCGCTTGCAAAACACAACTTGCAGGACAAAAGTCAGCCGCTGAAAAAGCGAGGCGCGATTGGTGTCAGCTGGCTCCGCGTCGGTGTTGACGATATTCCTATTACCAGTCTACCCGTTGTCAGCCGGCCTGTCGGACCTGAAAACCGTCCAGAGATCGTCGGATCTTTTAACAATACCGATAACGCCTTTCTCTTTGCTCACGGCTGGAGACTGCCAGCTTTCCGTGGTATTAATTTACATCTTGGTGGGACGCTCAAACTTCTCTATATGAGTGGGTATCGAAGCACAAATGCCATCGGTGGTGGGGCAGATGTCGGTGTTATCGCAATGACGAACCCAGAAAAATCTCATCAGCTTATGCTCGGATTGCAGGCGAGTGATGCCTTCACGACGAAACTCTATTGGAATACACCGCCACCATCGTCCGACCAGACATCCCACACCGAGACGATACTGCCGCATCTGAAGATTGGTATTGCCACGATACACTCGCTCCCTATCTTCCGAAGTAAACTCATTCTCGCATTGGATACCTACGTTCAGAATCGAGGTCAATCTGATGCCGAGGCACCACAGGGCAGTCCAGTTGAGTTGCATGCCGGTGCTGAGTGGACGCTTTTCGACCTGCTTGCCTTACGGGTTGGAATGGCAGAGCGGAGTGGAAGCCTTGAGAGCGTGCGTCAGCTGACAGCAGGGGTTGGATTGAATCTCAGATTCGTCACCGGCGCAGGTGCGGGATTAGACTATGCGTTTGCGAACCACCCGGCATTAGGTGGCAGCCATCGTATATCTCTCAGAATTAGATTTTAA
- a CDS encoding WD40 repeat domain-containing protein, with protein sequence MQFSPDGAQLAVGSNIGVWLYDVETGKELSLFAGMCQSLAFSPDGRYLANSGGRYTTDEIQVWDTTTGHKVSLIDAPTSAAALQFSSDSKRLISLSSLGNTISRLNIETGKRDVTTLKGRPESEVGTISEVYAFTFDKIAFGGWNGKIQLWDTTTGKKLSTLRGHADSPAHPLPSRLPPSPLNRKRVLALAFSPDGTRLASGSKDNTVRLSGNASDNQPTVLQKHTGWTNVLAFSPDGKILASGSTDKTVQLWDTATGEPISTLTGHLNGINALAFSTDGTTLASGSTDGTVRFWNTENGDPLSTPITGHTEWVKGVTFSKDSSTLASVAFNGAITFWDVKTSQKINRQITGHRDWLATLAFSPDETQLASVGAESNMVVGFGRVIKPDPLIRLIDVSTGREMATLKDKPGVSNLVFSPDGKTVAFSNHGEIRLWSTEAGSVLNMSPSDPKNNLPERLEPEISALVFSPDGKKLVSGTMDGNIQMWDAEMGIELTSLVEQEPDGATHEMKDGGMRVTTSYKDPIFVLAFSPNGRRLAAGSQEQIRLWNMETGNWGKGISSINSREEGRAVFHGSQTLVFSPDNIILINGDRNGKLQLWDIITGNEFITLNGHTAQVETLQFSPNGKTLVSAAQDGTILLWDWNEILKGFTVIGE encoded by the coding sequence ATGCAATTCTCACCGGATGGCGCGCAACTCGCTGTCGGTAGCAATATCGGTGTATGGCTCTACGATGTGGAGACAGGCAAAGAACTATCGTTGTTTGCAGGCATGTGTCAATCCCTCGCGTTTTCACCAGATGGACGTTATCTTGCCAACAGTGGTGGAAGGTATACAACGGACGAAATTCAAGTGTGGGATACAACTACTGGGCACAAAGTGTCACTCATTGATGCCCCTACTTCTGCCGCAGCATTGCAGTTTTCCTCAGATAGCAAAAGGCTGATTAGTTTGAGTAGCTTAGGGAACACAATTAGTAGGTTGAATATTGAAACTGGCAAGAGAGATGTGACAACGCTCAAAGGGCGACCTGAATCAGAAGTCGGGACTATCTCTGAAGTTTACGCGTTCACATTTGATAAGATCGCTTTTGGAGGTTGGAACGGGAAGATTCAATTGTGGGACACAACAACTGGAAAAAAGTTATCCACCCTCAGAGGACATGCAGATTCACCCGCTCACCCGCTTCCTTCACGCTTGCCTCCGTCACCTTTAAATCGGAAACGTGTCTTAGCGTTAGCATTTTCACCCGATGGCACGCGGCTCGCAAGTGGAAGTAAGGATAACACAGTCCGATTGTCGGGTAACGCCAGCGATAACCAACCGACTGTGCTTCAAAAACATACAGGTTGGACAAACGTGTTAGCATTCTCTCCAGATGGAAAGATACTTGCCAGTGGAAGTACTGATAAAACGGTGCAGTTATGGGATACTGCTACGGGTGAACCAATTTCAACACTCACGGGACATCTCAACGGTATTAATGCGTTAGCGTTTTCGACTGATGGCACCACGCTCGCAAGTGGGAGCACAGATGGCACTGTCCGATTTTGGAACACAGAAAATGGGGATCCGCTATCTACGCCTATCACTGGACACACTGAGTGGGTAAAAGGAGTGACTTTCTCTAAAGATAGTTCTACACTTGCGAGTGTAGCGTTTAACGGTGCAATCACTTTTTGGGATGTGAAGACCTCACAAAAAATCAATCGCCAAATTACTGGACACCGAGATTGGTTAGCGACCTTAGCGTTTTCACCGGATGAAACACAGCTCGCAAGCGTTGGCGCGGAAAGTAACATGGTCGTAGGATTCGGTCGCGTGATAAAGCCTGATCCTTTAATTCGTTTGATTGATGTAAGCACCGGACGCGAGATGGCAACATTGAAGGATAAGCCCGGGGTCTCAAATCTGGTATTTTCGCCTGATGGCAAAACAGTAGCCTTCAGCAATCACGGTGAAATTCGTTTGTGGAGTACAGAGGCAGGGTCTGTTCTTAATATGTCGCCTTCGGATCCGAAGAACAATTTGCCTGAGAGGTTGGAGCCTGAAATCAGTGCCTTGGTATTCTCACCCGATGGCAAGAAATTAGTCAGTGGAACCATGGACGGAAATATTCAGATGTGGGATGCGGAGATGGGAATCGAACTCACTTCCCTCGTAGAGCAAGAACCGGACGGGGCAACACATGAGATGAAAGATGGAGGAATGCGGGTGACAACCTCATATAAAGATCCTATTTTCGTGCTGGCATTCTCTCCAAATGGCAGACGACTCGCTGCTGGAAGTCAGGAACAGATTCGTTTGTGGAACATGGAAACCGGGAATTGGGGAAAGGGAATTTCCTCAATTAACAGCCGTGAAGAGGGCAGAGCAGTCTTTCACGGTTCTCAGACATTGGTGTTTTCGCCTGATAATATTATCCTTATCAATGGTGATAGAAACGGCAAACTTCAGTTGTGGGACATAATAACAGGAAATGAATTCATCACTCTCAACGGACACACAGCACAGGTAGAAACGTTACAATTCTCGCCCAACGGCAAGACACTCGTCAGCGCAGCACAGGACGGCACAATTCTCTTGTGGGATTGGAATGAAATCCTTAAGGGTTTCACTGTGATAGGTGAATAA
- a CDS encoding WD40 repeat domain-containing protein encodes MKTTSTQDLSHITIEVANRRGVCSVAFSPDGATLASDRDNTIQLWDATTGQKIETKKLFWVDIAGHSTADINSIAFSPDGQMIAGGINERETICIWDAATGEQLRAIREDAANALHWVNTVAFSVDSTILASGSEDGNLYLWDVATGRKMKTLTEDTDNIFSVVFSSDGKTLASGRGYAIQLWDVATGKQLGRLIGHTDWVRSVAFSPDGQTLASGSWDKIVRLWDTTTGQQLKILTGHTDPVLSVAFSLDGRTLASGSADKTIRLWNAATGEQRAILTGHTAPVKSVAFSPNGVTLASGSEDGTIRLWDLTSPTLLRKGEKK; translated from the coding sequence ATGAAAACAACTTCCACCCAAGATTTGTCTCACATCACCATTGAAGTCGCTAATAGGAGGGGAGTCTGCAGTGTCGCGTTCAGCCCCGATGGCGCAACACTCGCAAGCGATAGAGATAACACCATACAACTCTGGGATGCTACCACCGGACAGAAGATAGAAACGAAGAAACTATTCTGGGTAGATATTGCTGGGCACTCCACAGCGGATATCAATAGCATCGCCTTCAGTCCAGATGGACAGATGATTGCAGGCGGGATCAACGAGCGTGAAACTATCTGCATCTGGGACGCTGCCACCGGTGAGCAACTCAGAGCAATACGAGAAGATGCAGCTAATGCTTTACATTGGGTCAATACTGTTGCCTTCAGTGTTGATAGCACAATACTTGCAAGTGGAAGTGAAGATGGAAATCTCTATCTATGGGATGTAGCAACGGGTAGAAAAATGAAAACCCTTACTGAGGACACGGATAATATTTTCAGTGTCGTATTCAGTAGTGATGGAAAAACATTAGCGAGTGGGCGCGGTTACGCCATCCAACTTTGGGATGTTGCCACGGGCAAGCAATTGGGAAGACTCATAGGACACACTGACTGGGTTCGTAGTGTCGCTTTTAGTCCCGACGGACAGACACTCGCAAGCGGAAGTTGGGACAAAATTGTCCGACTATGGGATACAACCACCGGACAGCAACTGAAAATTCTCACTGGACATACCGATCCGGTTCTCAGCGTTGCTTTCAGCCTTGACGGACGAACACTCGCAAGTGGGAGCGCAGACAAGACCATCCGTCTCTGGAATGCTGCAACAGGTGAACAACGTGCAATCCTGACAGGGCACACGGCACCTGTCAAGAGCGTTGCCTTCAGTCCAAACGGTGTAACGCTTGCAAGTGGCAGTGAAGATGGTACAATTCGTCTATGGGACCTTACGTCTCCTACGCTTCTGCGAAAAGGCGAAAAGAAATAG
- a CDS encoding anhydro-N-acetylmuramic acid kinase, producing MKKFYELLKKNKKYVIGLMSGTSVDGIDAAVVEITGHGLETTVNLIAFETFPFPPEVPPRILALCQPDTSRVDDICEMNFYIGHLFAEAVKHILQKNGIHASAIDLIGSHGQTIHHLPRDPNIDCSASRYPSTLQIGEPAVIAHETGIPTIADFRVADMAAGGQGAPLVSYPDYLLFHDSIKTVGLLNIGGIANLTVLPANGSFDSVSAADTGPGNMCVDAVVSEITDGKERYDKAGQRAAQGTFYLPLIDEWLKHPFFHLSPPKTTGREMFGHTFAMECLAACREHSLSEDDAIATLTELTVQTVALYISQFVSEQNPIDILYVSGGGVHNQTIMRCLNEVLANTIVEPVDSSGISADAKEAIAFAILANESLHGQTGNLPSATGASVRKILGKFVCP from the coding sequence ATTAAAAAATTTTATGAACTCCTGAAAAAAAATAAGAAATATGTGATCGGTCTGATGTCCGGCACCTCTGTCGATGGTATTGATGCAGCTGTTGTTGAAATTACGGGGCACGGCTTGGAAACGACAGTGAACTTGATCGCTTTTGAGACGTTTCCCTTCCCCCCCGAAGTGCCACCACGGATCCTCGCTCTCTGCCAACCCGATACGAGCCGCGTTGACGATATTTGTGAGATGAATTTTTATATCGGACATCTTTTCGCGGAGGCTGTCAAACATATCCTACAAAAAAATGGAATACACGCCAGTGCCATTGACCTCATCGGCTCACACGGTCAAACGATTCACCACCTACCCAGAGATCCAAATATTGATTGTAGTGCTTCTCGATATCCGTCAACACTTCAAATTGGTGAACCTGCCGTCATCGCACACGAAACCGGTATTCCCACCATTGCTGACTTTCGGGTGGCAGATATGGCAGCAGGCGGACAAGGAGCACCGTTAGTATCATATCCAGACTATCTGCTGTTCCATGATAGTATTAAAACAGTAGGACTCCTGAACATCGGAGGGATCGCGAACCTCACAGTGCTTCCGGCAAACGGATCGTTCGATTCGGTTTCCGCAGCAGACACAGGACCGGGAAATATGTGTGTTGACGCAGTCGTGAGCGAGATAACGGATGGAAAAGAACGTTATGACAAAGCCGGGCAGCGTGCCGCGCAAGGCACTTTTTACCTACCCCTCATTGACGAATGGTTAAAGCATCCTTTTTTCCACCTATCACCCCCAAAAACCACAGGACGCGAGATGTTCGGACACACCTTCGCAATGGAATGTTTGGCGGCATGTCGTGAACACAGTCTCTCAGAAGACGACGCTATTGCGACGTTGACCGAATTGACAGTTCAGACGGTTGCCCTTTACATTTCGCAATTTGTGTCGGAACAGAACCCGATAGACATACTCTATGTGAGCGGCGGTGGGGTACACAATCAGACTATCATGCGATGCCTCAACGAAGTGTTAGCGAATACAATTGTTGAACCTGTGGATAGCTCAGGCATCTCGGCGGATGCAAAAGAGGCAATCGCGTTCGCAATTCTTGCAAACGAGTCACTTCACGGACAGACTGGAAACTTACCTTCCGCGACAGGCGCGTCTGTGCGGAAAATTCTTGGTAAGTTCGTGTGTCCATGA
- a CDS encoding DUF1343 domain-containing protein, producing the protein MERRGPILSSKHKKMSATAQQQKVELGLNVLLREKRDWIRGKSIGLITNHTGVDATLRSNYRLFAEAPSCRLSAVFSPEHGFWGAVQDGIAIDSLNVSDGNPSRRNTQAKTPDLTNVPVYSLYGQSIRPSASQLEGIDLLIYDMQDVGARYYTYISTLLHAMEAASDHGIEFVVTDRPNPITCNVVEGPVLERGFESFVGIHTVPIRYGLTIGELATLLKAERVPACRLKVAWMQGYERGMWYDDTGLQWVPPSPNMPTLTTAVLYPGLCLFEGTNMSEGRGTTNPFEYIGAPWCNGEKWAEILNALCLPGVLFRPVVFTPAPAAENTKHAKQTCSGVAIHITDREGFLPVETVIHMLSTLTTEYRNHFAFRPAHFDRLAGNSWLRDALLKEKSIDTIRAQWTEELQRWCENTKQYHAYN; encoded by the coding sequence ATGGAAAGGAGGGGACCCATCCTTTCATCCAAACACAAAAAAATGTCTGCCACAGCACAACAGCAAAAAGTTGAATTGGGGTTGAATGTCCTTCTCAGAGAGAAACGCGACTGGATTCGAGGAAAATCAATTGGTCTGATTACAAACCATACAGGCGTTGATGCCACCTTACGGAGCAATTATCGACTTTTCGCGGAGGCACCATCGTGTCGGTTGTCTGCGGTCTTTTCTCCAGAGCATGGGTTCTGGGGCGCGGTTCAAGACGGCATCGCTATCGACAGTCTCAATGTCTCGGACGGGAACCCATCGCGAAGAAACACTCAAGCAAAAACCCCTGACCTCACGAACGTTCCGGTCTATAGTCTATACGGTCAATCAATTCGTCCATCAGCGAGCCAACTTGAAGGGATTGATCTGCTTATCTACGATATGCAGGATGTCGGTGCGCGTTACTATACCTATATTTCGACGCTGCTCCATGCAATGGAAGCCGCAAGCGATCACGGCATCGAGTTCGTCGTCACAGATCGTCCGAATCCGATTACGTGCAATGTCGTGGAGGGACCGGTCTTGGAACGCGGGTTTGAATCGTTTGTCGGCATACACACAGTGCCTATCCGTTACGGATTGACAATCGGCGAATTAGCAACACTGTTGAAGGCAGAGCGTGTCCCCGCGTGTCGTCTAAAGGTTGCATGGATGCAAGGATACGAACGCGGCATGTGGTACGATGACACGGGCTTGCAGTGGGTGCCACCCTCACCGAATATGCCGACACTCACAACCGCAGTCCTCTATCCCGGCTTATGCTTGTTTGAAGGAACAAATATGAGCGAGGGCAGAGGAACGACAAACCCATTTGAATACATCGGCGCGCCTTGGTGCAACGGCGAAAAATGGGCTGAAATACTAAATGCATTGTGTCTACCGGGTGTTCTGTTCCGCCCCGTCGTCTTTACACCTGCTCCAGCCGCTGAAAACACAAAGCACGCGAAACAGACATGCAGTGGCGTTGCAATTCACATTACCGATAGAGAAGGCTTCCTTCCAGTGGAGACGGTTATCCACATGTTATCCACATTAACCACCGAATACAGAAACCATTTTGCGTTTCGACCCGCGCACTTTGATCGATTAGCAGGAAACAGTTGGCTTCGAGACGCGCTGCTAAAAGAAAAATCGATAGATACAATCCGAGCACAGTGGACTGAAGAACTCCAGAGATGGTGTGAAAACACAAAACAATATCACGCCTACAATTAG
- a CDS encoding beta-lactamase family protein: protein MSSSTPTSFDRKVNLKNLIENSISEKVFPGAVACILTDKKVLYHEAFGYRCVKPKKLPMLHTTVFDLASLTKPIVVGTLCMQFVESGKLSLDTPAEKYLPEFKQKGVTLKHLLTHTSGLPAWLPVYLRAPSRKDVISYLGGVPLESQPGKKAVYSCLGYIVLGALLESVAGQSLDKLAYDRIFGTLGMEWTRFNPPHTWREQCAATEDSNSFERRMVNYERYDWREGIIMGQVHDENAHFLGGVSGNAGLFSTSTDLGKLCRTLMRNGGQLLRPESLSTMQQVASAEGERRGIGWALADDGCLYHTGFTGTSIRICLKRKLAAILLTNRVHPDADRRGIIEFRKIFHLIAFSSQPSAVG from the coding sequence ATGTCAAGTTCTACTCCCACGTCATTTGACCGCAAGGTAAATTTAAAAAACCTTATTGAGAATAGCATCTCCGAGAAGGTGTTTCCGGGTGCTGTTGCCTGTATTCTTACGGATAAAAAGGTGCTTTACCACGAAGCGTTTGGTTATCGATGTGTGAAACCGAAAAAACTACCGATGCTTCACACGACCGTTTTCGACTTAGCGTCGCTGACGAAACCGATTGTTGTAGGGACACTTTGCATGCAGTTCGTTGAGAGCGGCAAACTCTCGTTAGATACGCCTGCAGAGAAATACCTACCGGAGTTCAAGCAGAAAGGGGTGACGCTTAAACATCTGCTGACACATACCTCCGGACTCCCGGCGTGGTTGCCTGTTTATCTGCGTGCACCATCACGAAAGGATGTCATCTCCTATCTCGGAGGGGTGCCACTGGAATCTCAACCAGGGAAAAAAGCCGTGTATAGTTGCTTGGGGTATATCGTGTTAGGCGCGCTCCTTGAAAGCGTCGCGGGACAATCGTTGGATAAACTGGCATACGATCGGATTTTCGGGACGCTCGGTATGGAATGGACGCGGTTCAACCCGCCACACACATGGCGTGAACAGTGTGCAGCCACTGAGGATTCCAACAGTTTTGAACGCCGGATGGTGAACTACGAACGCTATGATTGGCGAGAAGGCATCATCATGGGGCAAGTCCACGATGAGAACGCGCATTTCCTTGGTGGCGTTTCCGGCAATGCAGGACTCTTTTCTACATCAACGGATCTCGGTAAGCTCTGCAGAACGCTCATGAGAAATGGTGGGCAACTCTTACGTCCGGAGAGCCTCTCTACGATGCAACAGGTCGCTTCAGCGGAAGGAGAACGCCGGGGTATTGGCTGGGCTTTGGCAGATGACGGTTGTCTCTACCACACCGGATTCACTGGCACTTCAATACGAATCTGTTTAAAAAGAAAACTTGCAGCGATTCTGTTGACAAATCGGGTGCATCCCGATGCCGATCGGCGTGGCATCATCGAATTCCGAAAAATCTTCCACTTAATAGCCTTCAGCAGTCAGCCATCGGCAGTCGGTTAA
- a CDS encoding phosphomannose isomerase type II C-terminal cupin domain, with the protein MALCPKELQEIITTEKPWGRFIQYVLNQPVTVKILEIRAGEQVSYQYHHHRSELWIPLDEGACVNLDGTLQRPAPMEPVFIPQGAKHQLIGESKDYRILEIALGHFDEEDIVRLSDKYGRM; encoded by the coding sequence ATGGCGTTATGCCCAAAAGAACTTCAGGAAATCATAACAACTGAAAAACCTTGGGGGCGTTTCATACAATACGTCCTCAATCAGCCTGTTACCGTCAAAATTTTAGAAATTCGGGCAGGCGAGCAGGTGAGTTATCAGTATCACCACCATCGAAGTGAGTTGTGGATTCCGCTTGATGAGGGTGCTTGTGTAAACCTTGATGGCACCCTTCAACGTCCCGCACCTATGGAACCGGTGTTTATTCCACAAGGTGCTAAACATCAACTCATTGGTGAATCTAAAGACTATCGGATACTCGAAATTGCGTTAGGCCACTTTGACGAAGAAGATATCGTTCGTCTTTCAGACAAGTATGGCAGAATGTAG